A region from the Aliarcobacter thereius LMG 24486 genome encodes:
- a CDS encoding tetratricopeptide repeat protein: MKFIYKIVSIFLLINTISYANDILKSQPQIIFELDKFDELEISNEFNKAVLLFNKERYLEAYKIFNKTKIAYEAPSLLNMAIILLNENQKEKAIELFSKIYSKKSNLLNEPYAFIASCYYLFSLTSDDKYMIDLVTIFQNSDKLKNQSEIIKNIKDIILKELSNRYLIIKDYDNALGALNAMSYSLDLKKAMIYIKQNNFLRADKVLNKLIKEDFEEDILDDIYWISLFVDLKLNKLDDAKETLELISKRKENYKTHLKLPFEIYFKKDLYSESDYLKSVLKFDDNRKIDYLYYFVPFIFSDTKELMYDTVKGMVTKDRSSLENLEAMFNYNIKFIKAIRLDPILRIKELKKEINENSKAYTFYNLALAYGQVQDFTNAYKNFEKAYKLSPGNKLYAIMYLITSNKIKQGIDNKQKELIKNRIKNEKGMYSYFAKELYSLYVDISFENDEESYLEDTIFFKAIDFLKNLENNEYMANHILLKEWDKDPFVYLLKLVQQKKSESDYEYFSRMQDTIPTNTNNNFLNSSILTSMYYIDILKSLGIFNKINYQIYGDESPIYLLTKAYANLYLGKTEESIKILNILKNNYKFENRFTMYLFVSSYLESGRREEASIQISLIKAFYKDTDTDFLTAIQLIQQLNINAAKQFLDRAYDNPYISFDIIDFDEFMLSL; this comes from the coding sequence TTGAAGTTTATATATAAAATAGTATCGATTTTTTTATTAATTAACACTATTTCATATGCAAATGATATACTAAAATCACAACCTCAAATTATTTTTGAATTAGACAAGTTTGATGAGTTAGAGATATCAAATGAGTTTAATAAAGCAGTATTATTATTTAATAAAGAGAGATATTTAGAAGCTTATAAAATATTTAATAAAACAAAAATAGCTTATGAAGCTCCATCTTTATTGAATATGGCAATTATATTATTAAATGAAAATCAAAAAGAGAAGGCTATTGAGTTATTTTCAAAAATATATTCAAAGAAATCAAATTTATTAAATGAACCATATGCTTTTATTGCCTCATGTTATTATCTATTTTCACTTACTTCAGATGATAAATATATGATAGATTTAGTAACTATTTTCCAAAATAGTGATAAATTAAAAAATCAAAGTGAAATAATAAAAAATATCAAAGATATTATATTAAAAGAGTTATCAAACAGATATCTAATAATAAAAGATTATGATAATGCTTTAGGTGCTTTAAATGCTATGAGCTATTCACTTGATTTGAAAAAAGCAATGATATATATAAAACAAAATAATTTTTTAAGAGCAGATAAAGTTTTAAACAAATTAATAAAAGAAGATTTTGAAGAAGATATTTTAGATGATATTTATTGGATATCACTTTTTGTTGATTTAAAGTTAAATAAGTTAGATGATGCAAAAGAGACTTTAGAACTAATTTCAAAAAGAAAAGAGAATTACAAAACTCATTTAAAACTTCCTTTTGAAATATATTTTAAAAAAGATTTATATTCTGAAAGTGATTATTTGAAATCAGTTTTAAAGTTTGATGATAATAGAAAAATAGACTATCTTTACTATTTTGTACCTTTTATTTTTTCTGATACAAAAGAGCTAATGTATGATACAGTAAAAGGAATGGTCACAAAAGATAGAAGCAGTCTTGAAAATTTAGAAGCAATGTTTAATTACAATATAAAGTTTATAAAAGCTATAAGATTAGATCCTATTTTAAGAATTAAAGAGTTAAAAAAAGAGATAAATGAAAATTCAAAGGCATATACTTTTTATAATTTAGCTTTAGCTTATGGACAAGTTCAAGATTTTACAAATGCATATAAGAATTTTGAAAAAGCATATAAGTTAAGTCCAGGAAATAAGCTATATGCTATTATGTATCTTATTACTTCTAATAAAATAAAACAAGGTATCGATAATAAACAAAAAGAATTAATCAAAAATAGAATAAAAAATGAAAAAGGTATGTATAGTTATTTTGCAAAAGAGTTATACTCTTTATATGTTGATATCTCTTTCGAAAATGATGAAGAATCATATTTAGAAGATACAATCTTTTTTAAAGCAATAGATTTTTTAAAGAACTTAGAGAACAATGAATATATGGCAAATCATATTTTATTAAAAGAGTGGGATAAAGACCCTTTTGTATATTTGTTAAAATTAGTTCAGCAAAAAAAGAGTGAAAGTGATTATGAATATTTCTCAAGAATGCAAGATACAATACCAACAAATACAAATAATAATTTTTTAAATAGCTCAATTTTAACTTCTATGTATTATATAGATATCTTAAAGTCTCTAGGTATTTTTAATAAGATAAATTACCAGATATACGGGGATGAATCTCCTATTTATCTTCTTACAAAAGCATATGCAAATTTATATTTAGGAAAAACAGAAGAGTCAATAAAAATACTAAATATATTAAAGAATAATTATAAATTTGAAAATAGATTTACTATGTATCTTTTTGTATCATCATATTTGGAATCAGGAAGAAGAGAAGAAGCATCTATTCAAATTTCATTAATTAAAGCTTTCTATAAAGATACAGATACAGATTTCTTAACAGCAATTCAATTGATTCAACAATTAAATATTAATGCAGCAAAACAGTTTTTAGATAGAGCTTATGATAATCCATATATTAGCTTTGATATCATAGATTTTGATGAATTTATGCTCTCTTTATAG
- a CDS encoding FliM/FliN family flagellar motor switch protein, which translates to MVSDLSQLFKNELANTLEQLLGKKSQVKDVKKLENAFESEKFIECDVKIEFKNIKSNFIFLIPTKSAVNFEYLMLGGMGDIKEDIDDETTDAINEIVSNICGAFSTSVNAQGLADVNGVKTEVKSVNIIEKAKIKTGDMFKFDLLLDSEENPVVLYFGKAIEPFFSSITGYKEVTKQVATENNLPAQSSNKSIQGVANPSKNLELLYHVKLKLSVRLGSKIVLLKDILRWDVGEIIELEQMVNEPLEILINGVKIGEGEAVIVEGKFGIKIRRIINEDLQLDKIGL; encoded by the coding sequence TTGGTATCAGATTTATCACAACTATTTAAAAATGAGCTTGCAAATACATTAGAACAACTATTAGGGAAAAAGTCACAAGTAAAAGATGTAAAGAAACTAGAAAATGCTTTTGAATCAGAAAAATTCATAGAGTGTGATGTAAAAATTGAGTTCAAAAATATAAAAAGTAATTTTATATTTTTAATACCAACAAAAAGTGCTGTAAACTTTGAATATCTAATGCTTGGTGGAATGGGTGATATTAAAGAAGATATAGATGATGAAACAACTGATGCAATAAATGAGATTGTTTCAAATATATGTGGAGCTTTTTCTACATCAGTAAATGCTCAAGGATTAGCAGATGTTAATGGAGTTAAAACAGAAGTTAAGAGTGTAAATATAATTGAAAAAGCCAAGATAAAAACTGGAGATATGTTTAAATTTGATCTACTACTAGATAGTGAAGAAAATCCAGTCGTTTTATATTTTGGTAAAGCAATAGAACCTTTTTTCTCTTCAATTACTGGATATAAAGAAGTAACAAAACAAGTAGCAACAGAGAATAATTTACCAGCACAAAGTTCTAATAAAAGTATACAAGGAGTTGCTAATCCTTCAAAAAACCTTGAACTTTTATATCATGTGAAATTAAAATTAAGTGTTAGATTAGGTTCTAAAATTGTTTTATTAAAAGATATTTTAAGATGGGATGTTGGTGAAATAATAGAACTTGAACAGATGGTAAACGAACCATTAGAGATTTTAATAAATGGTGTTAAAATTGGAGAAGGTGAAGCTGTTATTGTTGAAGGTAAATTTGGAATAAAAATTAGAAGAATTATAAATGAAGATTTACAATTAGATAAAATAGGATTATAA
- a CDS encoding rod-binding protein, with amino-acid sequence MEINSSSLYNKDILQTDKFDKIDANNLSKLEDKKLREVSNDFESFFINQILSTSLESNSTVAGTGAGSDIIKSMYLESIANHSSGTFGISDMLYNFLSQNNKKE; translated from the coding sequence ATGGAAATTAATAGTTCAAGTCTTTATAATAAAGATATATTACAAACAGATAAATTTGATAAGATTGATGCTAATAATCTATCAAAACTAGAAGATAAAAAGTTAAGAGAAGTTAGTAATGATTTTGAATCATTTTTTATTAATCAGATATTATCAACTTCTTTGGAATCAAATAGCACTGTCGCTGGAACAGGAGCTGGAAGTGATATTATTAAATCAATGTATTTAGAATCAATAGCAAATCACAGTAGTGGAACATTTGGAATAAGTGATATGCTTTATAATTTTTTATCACAAAATAATAAAAAAGAGTAG
- the flhF gene encoding flagellar biosynthesis protein FlhF: protein MKKYSFLGETPAEALREAQKQCGEDAIVISTKKVAGKTAYDKGMYEVVVMVEDDELAKNKEFTKVAITKASSEDKSPIVAQVYDYKEEILKMQSLLEQVQKTLWNPKSQLFDLTIPPEFIDIYTIFEKNEFDSEMTYSIMKKTIKELPVSLKVNYKKVNDFFRLILRKVIPIKMEVPLRKEQRKIIMMVGPTGVGKTTTISKLAARFAYKMEQNYKVGIITLDTFRVGAIEQLQAYTNIMRIPFEVVKRPEDLSEALFRLKNCSYIFIDTAGSSQYDIDKIELVNEYRKQVNDLPIEKTLVLPSNVKSSDLLEIYKNYSILDIDNLIFTKLDETRSFGNIITFAHKTKKPITYFSIGQNVPDDLMAADSSFLIDCFMNQSINRS, encoded by the coding sequence ATGAAAAAATACTCATTTTTAGGAGAAACTCCTGCAGAAGCATTAAGAGAAGCTCAAAAACAGTGTGGAGAAGATGCTATTGTAATTTCTACAAAAAAAGTTGCTGGAAAAACTGCTTATGATAAAGGAATGTATGAAGTTGTTGTAATGGTTGAAGATGATGAACTTGCTAAAAATAAAGAGTTTACAAAAGTAGCAATAACAAAAGCAAGTAGTGAAGATAAAAGCCCAATTGTAGCACAAGTATATGACTATAAAGAAGAGATTTTAAAAATGCAATCTTTATTAGAACAAGTACAAAAAACTCTTTGGAATCCAAAAAGTCAATTGTTTGACCTAACAATACCACCTGAATTTATCGATATTTATACAATTTTTGAGAAAAATGAATTTGATAGTGAAATGACATATTCAATTATGAAAAAAACTATTAAAGAGTTACCAGTTTCATTAAAAGTAAATTATAAAAAAGTAAATGATTTTTTTAGGCTTATTTTAAGAAAAGTAATTCCTATAAAAATGGAAGTTCCTTTAAGAAAAGAGCAAAGAAAAATAATTATGATGGTTGGTCCAACAGGAGTTGGGAAAACTACAACAATTTCTAAATTAGCAGCTAGATTTGCTTATAAAATGGAGCAAAACTATAAAGTAGGAATTATAACTTTAGATACATTTAGAGTTGGAGCAATAGAGCAATTACAAGCTTATACAAATATTATGAGAATACCATTTGAAGTTGTAAAAAGACCAGAAGATTTGAGTGAGGCTTTGTTTAGACTAAAAAATTGTAGCTATATTTTTATAGATACAGCAGGTTCAAGCCAATATGATATAGATAAAATAGAACTTGTAAATGAGTATAGAAAGCAAGTAAATGATCTACCTATTGAAAAAACTCTTGTTCTTCCTTCAAATGTAAAAAGTAGTGATTTATTAGAAATTTATAAAAACTACTCTATCTTAGATATTGATAATCTAATATTTACAAAATTAGATGAAACGAGAAGTTTTGGAAATATTATAACTTTTGCACACAAAACAAAGAAGCCTATAACATATTTTTCAATAGGGCAAAATGTTCCAGATGATTTGATGGCTGCGGATTCATCGTTTTTAATAGATTGTTTTATGAATCAATCTATTAATAGGAGTTAA
- a CDS encoding AAA family ATPase, with amino-acid sequence MLDEKISQARDLINLTRNIDDEIITKTKLLTITSGKGGVGKSTFSANLAYFYAMNGYKTIVLDADIGLANMQVLLDIRPSYTLFDYINGKKNLDEIILDTAYPNLYLIAGKSGYQYSKTGSFLFSRLVNEILLKDEFDILIIDTGAGLNDYVKEFLTISPNIVAITSTDPSALTDVYSLLKLLSLEKNELMLCFNHTRTNLIGEKVTDSLTKLAKKNRLKENFMIKYIGSIPNSIRVSSVARARKLFLREFPNDEVSQRFIEVGKNILRNLK; translated from the coding sequence ATGCTAGATGAAAAAATTTCACAAGCAAGAGATCTTATTAACCTTACAAGAAATATTGATGATGAAATAATTACAAAAACAAAACTTTTGACAATAACTTCTGGAAAAGGTGGAGTAGGAAAAAGTACTTTTAGTGCAAATTTAGCTTATTTTTATGCAATGAATGGATATAAAACTATTGTATTGGATGCTGATATTGGACTTGCAAATATGCAGGTTTTACTTGATATAAGACCTAGTTATACACTTTTTGATTATATAAATGGTAAAAAGAATCTTGATGAAATAATTTTAGATACAGCATATCCTAATCTTTATTTAATAGCTGGTAAAAGTGGTTACCAATATAGTAAAACAGGTAGTTTTTTATTTTCAAGATTAGTAAATGAAATTCTTTTAAAAGATGAATTTGATATCCTAATAATTGATACAGGAGCTGGGCTAAATGATTATGTAAAAGAGTTTCTAACTATTTCACCAAATATTGTAGCAATAACATCAACGGATCCAAGTGCTCTTACTGATGTTTATTCATTACTTAAGCTTCTTTCGCTTGAAAAAAATGAACTAATGTTATGTTTTAACCATACAAGAACAAATCTTATAGGAGAAAAAGTAACTGATTCGCTAACAAAACTTGCTAAGAAAAATAGACTAAAAGAGAATTTTATGATAAAATATATAGGAAGTATTCCAAATAGTATTAGAGTTTCATCAGTTGCAAGAGCTAGAAAACTATTTTTAAGAGAGTTTCCAAATGATGAAGTTAGTCAAAGGTTCATAGAAGTTGGAAAAAATATATTAAGAAATTTAAAATAA
- the fliE gene encoding flagellar hook-basal body complex protein FliE, with translation MQIGSINFLDSLEQIKGDKVQNSTQKIDESNYANKSFKDMLNSAVNDVNDAQITGYNSMKDIATGKVENLQEAVQRIEEAELSLKLGLEVKNKAINAYREIMRMQI, from the coding sequence ATGCAAATTGGTTCTATAAACTTTTTAGACTCTTTAGAGCAAATAAAAGGTGATAAAGTACAAAATAGTACACAAAAAATTGATGAGAGTAATTATGCAAATAAATCGTTTAAAGATATGTTAAATAGTGCTGTAAATGATGTAAATGATGCTCAAATTACTGGATATAACTCTATGAAAGATATTGCAACTGGAAAAGTAGAGAATCTTCAAGAAGCTGTTCAGAGAATTGAAGAAGCTGAACTTAGTTTAAAACTAGGATTAGAAGTTAAAAATAAAGCAATAAATGCATATAGAGAAATCATGAGAATGCAAATTTAG
- the flgC gene encoding flagellar basal body rod protein FlgC: MGFFDGYNVATSGMSAQRTRINVTSANIANAKTTHTAEGGPYKKQVVLFEDVLLANNKKKTNASDIEQANPNSSSDLSLRAVGVKKIIKSDAPPVLRYDPTHPDANEKGYVAYPDINPVIEMVDLIEAMRSYEANVTSFNTHKGIDNKTLDILSGN; this comes from the coding sequence ATGGGATTTTTTGATGGATATAATGTAGCAACTTCAGGGATGAGTGCTCAAAGAACTAGAATAAATGTAACAAGTGCAAATATTGCAAATGCAAAAACTACTCACACAGCAGAAGGTGGACCGTATAAGAAGCAAGTTGTACTCTTTGAAGATGTTTTGTTAGCAAACAATAAGAAAAAAACAAATGCAAGTGATATTGAACAAGCAAATCCAAATAGTTCATCAGATTTATCATTAAGAGCAGTTGGAGTTAAAAAAATTATAAAATCTGATGCACCACCAGTTTTAAGATATGATCCAACTCATCCAGATGCAAATGAAAAAGGTTATGTAGCTTATCCAGATATTAATCCTGTTATTGAAATGGTTGATTTAATTGAAGCTATGAGATCATATGAGGCAAATGTTACTTCTTTTAATACTCATAAAGGAATAGATAACAAAACATTGGATATTTTATCAGGAAACTAA
- a CDS encoding flagellar hook-length control protein FliK, which yields METLLDISAQTQDKASKTKTILSSGTEKIFPSLFDSILQSVSNSEVENNIDTKFDSQDIKQDSYKNQSDQTKVELNLDESKQKLDNLDLESNIDLKTEKGNMNLDEESLLKIENEEDTSLKYKKTEINNEKELNKDSTYKNKGNFLDKIIFEIKNNSLKEKSIENNLEIKDSDKIEISSNNSEELIKNIIKTEDNDNKDLKKIINDTIYDSNNIKIENKDNNLENIEISVDKNEFINSLEENSEEIKFDKKINDNSKLDKEVSLMDRLIQKNSNKNENIINKEIVKEEFVQNKTDIFTSKQDESLINNLQKVDSSNEAKKQSLMDSLISQSLNNSEEIEDIEENKVDENSSKLKTSSFLNEQESRVNKQLLFNKNEAMSILENAKSIEDIKHSATILDLDANEINISKEIEKNSLKTLILEKENLDRKSILETFLNERNIRSIDVRNLITNSIEASKALIEGSLNFKDDTTIDFTHNITNHFATKIVAAKQQVNSMMSDIARQMYENYKPPVTAFRMNINPENLGSISVLMKSDRSSGLTISLSVSSLATLELLMENQNILRNSLSKTFNDSSSFNLDFKQGGDSNSQNSHSSKEQNKRAYKSSEDILKIQETNRELEDKNDYM from the coding sequence ATGGAAACTTTACTGGATATATCAGCACAAACACAAGACAAAGCTAGTAAAACAAAAACTATACTTTCTAGTGGAACTGAAAAAATATTCCCTAGTTTATTTGATTCTATTTTACAATCAGTTAGTAATAGTGAAGTAGAAAATAATATAGATACAAAATTTGATTCACAAGATATAAAACAAGATAGTTATAAAAACCAATCAGATCAAACAAAAGTTGAATTAAACTTAGATGAGAGTAAACAAAAACTAGATAATCTTGATTTAGAGAGTAATATAGATTTAAAAACTGAAAAAGGAAATATGAATCTAGATGAAGAAAGTTTGTTAAAAATTGAAAATGAAGAAGATACTAGTTTAAAATATAAAAAAACTGAAATAAATAATGAAAAAGAGCTAAATAAAGATAGTACTTATAAAAATAAAGGAAATTTCTTAGATAAAATAATTTTTGAAATTAAAAATAACTCTCTTAAAGAAAAGAGTATTGAAAATAATTTAGAGATAAAAGATAGTGATAAAATAGAAATAAGTTCTAATAATAGTGAAGAATTAATAAAAAATATTATAAAAACAGAAGATAATGATAACAAAGATTTAAAGAAAATTATAAATGATACTATTTATGATAGTAATAATATAAAAATAGAAAATAAAGATAATAATTTAGAGAATATAGAAATATCTGTTGATAAAAATGAATTTATAAATAGTTTAGAAGAAAATAGTGAAGAAATTAAATTTGATAAAAAGATAAATGATAATAGTAAATTAGATAAAGAAGTATCTCTTATGGATAGATTAATCCAGAAAAATAGTAATAAAAATGAAAATATAATAAATAAAGAAATTGTAAAAGAAGAGTTTGTACAAAATAAAACTGATATTTTTACTTCAAAACAAGATGAGAGTTTGATTAATAATTTACAAAAAGTAGATTCAAGTAATGAAGCAAAAAAACAAAGTTTGATGGATAGTTTGATTTCTCAAAGCTTAAATAATAGTGAAGAGATTGAAGATATTGAAGAAAATAAAGTTGATGAAAATAGTTCTAAGCTTAAAACAAGTTCATTCCTAAATGAGCAAGAATCAAGAGTAAATAAACAGCTATTATTTAATAAAAATGAGGCTATGAGTATTTTAGAAAATGCAAAAAGTATTGAAGATATTAAGCATAGTGCAACAATTTTGGATTTAGATGCAAATGAGATTAATATTTCAAAAGAGATAGAAAAAAATAGTCTTAAAACACTTATATTAGAAAAAGAGAATTTGGATAGAAAATCTATTCTAGAGACTTTTTTAAATGAAAGAAACATTAGAAGTATAGATGTAAGAAATTTAATTACGAATTCTATTGAAGCATCAAAAGCACTTATAGAAGGAAGCTTAAATTTTAAAGATGATACAACAATAGATTTTACTCATAATATTACAAACCATTTTGCAACAAAAATTGTTGCAGCAAAACAGCAAGTGAATTCTATGATGTCAGATATTGCAAGACAGATGTATGAAAACTATAAACCTCCAGTGACAGCATTTAGGATGAATATAAATCCTGAAAATTTAGGAAGTATTTCTGTATTAATGAAGAGTGATAGGTCAAGTGGACTTACTATTAGTCTTAGTGTATCAAGTTTAGCAACTTTAGAATTATTAATGGAAAATCAAAATATTTTAAGAAATTCTTTGTCAAAGACTTTCAATGATTCTTCATCTTTTAATTTAGATTTTAAACAAGGTGGAGATAGTAATTCACAGAATAGTCACTCATCAAAAGAGCAGAATAAAAGAGCTTATAAAAGTAGTGAAGATATCTTAAAAATACAAGAGACAAATAGAGAATTAGAAGATAAAAACGACTATATGTAA
- a CDS encoding flagellar biosynthetic protein FliR has protein sequence MEAFLSLLNSDVVLKFSLLFARVASFVAFMPVFGHAGISATIRVAFAFYLVIFLFPFVEDVEYVSDVHFLKSILAELSLGLIAAMLFNVILSSVRVIGELIEYSTALSMAMMFDPATGSQQGLISKLLYWIAIVLFFQSGLYETTLVMLAKSFSMVHLGAFDLFSFDGIRMAIGEVNRMFAFAFTFALPLFFIGFIMDVYYGYGTKSMPAFSPFIITFQLKIILIFVFLIFGLEVLNEALVNYFINSFM, from the coding sequence ATGGAAGCATTTTTATCTCTTTTAAATTCAGATGTAGTTCTGAAGTTCTCTTTACTTTTTGCTAGAGTTGCGTCTTTTGTAGCTTTTATGCCAGTTTTTGGGCATGCAGGAATAAGTGCTACAATCAGAGTTGCTTTTGCATTTTATTTAGTTATTTTTCTTTTCCCTTTTGTTGAAGATGTAGAATATGTAAGCGATGTTCATTTCTTAAAATCAATTTTAGCTGAGCTAAGTTTAGGACTTATTGCTGCAATGCTTTTTAATGTAATTTTATCAAGCGTTAGAGTTATTGGAGAGTTAATAGAGTATTCAACAGCTTTGTCAATGGCAATGATGTTTGATCCTGCAACTGGTTCTCAACAAGGTTTGATATCAAAACTTTTATATTGGATAGCAATAGTTCTATTTTTTCAATCAGGATTATATGAAACAACATTAGTAATGCTTGCAAAAAGTTTTTCAATGGTTCATTTAGGAGCTTTTGATCTATTTAGTTTTGATGGAATAAGAATGGCAATAGGTGAAGTAAATCGAATGTTTGCATTTGCATTTACATTTGCTTTACCGCTATTCTTTATAGGATTTATAATGGATGTTTATTATGGATATGGTACAAAATCAATGCCAGCATTTTCACCATTTATAATCACTTTTCAATTAAAGATTATATTGATTTTTGTATTCTTAATTTTTGGTTTAGAAGTTTTAAATGAAGCTCTTGTTAATTATTTTATAAATAGTTTTATGTAA